From Streptomyces sp. NBC_00775, one genomic window encodes:
- a CDS encoding EamA family transporter, with product MRPAHICLAVLVAAVWGVNFTVIEVGLGHFPPLLFSALRFLVAALPAVFFVGRPKVAWKWIVAVGLVLGVAKFGLLFIGMDAGMPAGLSSLVLQIQAVFTALIAFVVLGERPTRVRLSGMGVALCGVGLAAVDEGAAGPLGAFALVIAAAACWGLSNVLTRKASPPDSLNFMVWVSTVPVLPLLGLSLLTEGPSRDLAALRALDWQGAGVVVYVAWITTVFGFGAWGWLLHRHPASTVAPFSLLVPVFGMSSAALFLGESVSPLRWAATALLVGGVALTSLVPGSGPGSGPGSRKVHVADAPAREQVGEPA from the coding sequence ATGCGACCCGCCCACATCTGCCTCGCCGTCCTCGTCGCCGCCGTCTGGGGCGTGAACTTCACCGTCATCGAGGTCGGCCTCGGCCACTTCCCGCCCCTCCTCTTCTCGGCCCTGCGCTTCCTGGTCGCCGCCCTGCCCGCGGTCTTCTTCGTGGGCCGCCCGAAGGTGGCGTGGAAGTGGATCGTGGCGGTGGGGCTGGTGCTCGGGGTCGCCAAGTTCGGGCTGCTGTTCATCGGCATGGACGCGGGCATGCCGGCCGGGCTGTCCTCCCTCGTCCTCCAGATCCAGGCGGTCTTCACGGCCCTGATCGCGTTCGTGGTCCTCGGCGAACGCCCCACCCGCGTACGGCTGTCGGGCATGGGCGTGGCCCTGTGCGGGGTGGGGCTGGCCGCCGTCGACGAGGGCGCGGCCGGTCCCCTCGGCGCCTTCGCCCTGGTGATCGCCGCCGCGGCCTGCTGGGGTCTGTCCAACGTCCTCACCCGCAAGGCGTCCCCGCCGGACTCGCTGAACTTCATGGTGTGGGTCAGCACCGTCCCCGTACTGCCGCTCCTCGGTCTGTCGCTCCTGACGGAGGGCCCGTCCCGGGATCTGGCGGCCCTGCGCGCCCTGGACTGGCAGGGCGCGGGCGTCGTGGTCTACGTCGCCTGGATCACCACGGTCTTCGGCTTCGGGGCGTGGGGCTGGCTGCTGCACCGGCACCCCGCGTCCACAGTGGCTCCCTTCTCCCTCCTGGTCCCGGTGTTCGGCATGTCGTCCGCGGCGCTGTTCCTGGGGGAGTCGGTGAGCCCGCTGCGGTGGGCGGCCACGGCGCTGCTGGTGGGAGGGGTGGCGCTGACGTCCCTGGTACCGGGATCGGGGCCGGGGTCGGGGCCGGGATCGAGGAAGGTCCACGTGGCGGACGCTCCAGCACGGGAGCAGGTCGGCGAGCCAGCATGA
- the aroA gene encoding 3-phosphoshikimate 1-carboxyvinyltransferase: MAAVDIPGSKSITARALFLAAAADGVTTLVRPLRSDDTEGFAEGLTRLGYRVGRTPDAWHVDGRPQGPAAREADVYCRDGATTARFLPTLAAAGHGTYRFDASAQMRRRPLLPLTRALRDLGVDVRHEGPEGHHPLTVEAAGVDGGEVVLDAGQSSQYLTALLLLGPLTRKGLRITVTDLVSVPYVEITMAMMRAFGAEVRREGDAFVVPPGGYRATTYAVEPDASTASYFFAAAALTGGEVTVQGLGSGALQGDLGFVDVLRRMGARVDVGSDRTTVAGTGELRGLTVNMRDISDTMPTLAAIAPFASGPVRIEDVANTRVKECDRLDACAENLRRLGVRVETGPDWIEIHPGAAPVGAEIRTYGDHRIVMSFAVTGLRVPGISFDDPGCVRKTFPGFHEAFATTGAELPRG; encoded by the coding sequence ATGGCCGCAGTCGACATCCCAGGTTCCAAGTCCATCACCGCCCGCGCCCTCTTCCTGGCGGCGGCGGCCGACGGGGTCACCACCCTCGTACGCCCGCTCCGCTCGGACGACACCGAGGGCTTCGCGGAGGGTCTGACCCGGCTCGGCTACCGGGTCGGACGGACCCCGGACGCCTGGCACGTCGATGGCCGTCCGCAGGGTCCCGCCGCCCGGGAGGCCGACGTGTACTGCCGGGACGGCGCGACCACGGCCCGCTTCCTCCCCACCCTGGCCGCCGCCGGACACGGCACCTACCGCTTCGACGCCTCAGCGCAGATGCGCCGCCGCCCGCTGCTCCCGCTCACCCGGGCGCTGCGCGACCTGGGCGTGGACGTGCGGCACGAGGGGCCGGAGGGCCACCATCCGCTGACGGTCGAGGCGGCGGGCGTCGACGGCGGGGAGGTGGTGCTGGACGCCGGCCAGTCGTCCCAGTACCTGACGGCTCTGCTGCTCCTGGGCCCGCTGACCCGCAAGGGCCTGCGGATCACGGTGACGGACCTGGTGTCCGTGCCCTACGTCGAGATCACCATGGCGATGATGCGGGCGTTCGGGGCGGAGGTGCGGCGCGAGGGGGATGCGTTCGTGGTCCCGCCCGGCGGCTACCGCGCCACCACGTACGCCGTCGAGCCCGACGCCTCCACCGCCAGCTACTTCTTCGCCGCGGCGGCCCTGACGGGCGGCGAGGTGACGGTCCAGGGGCTCGGATCGGGCGCCCTGCAAGGGGACTTGGGCTTCGTGGACGTACTGCGGCGGATGGGCGCGCGCGTCGACGTGGGCAGCGACCGTACGACGGTCGCGGGCACCGGCGAACTGCGCGGCCTCACGGTCAACATGCGGGACATCTCCGACACCATGCCCACGCTCGCCGCCATCGCGCCCTTCGCCTCCGGCCCCGTCCGCATCGAGGACGTCGCCAACACGCGGGTGAAGGAGTGCGACCGCCTCGACGCCTGCGCGGAGAACCTCCGGCGGCTCGGTGTCCGAGTGGAGACCGGCCCCGACTGGATCGAGATCCACCCGGGCGCGGCTCCCGTGGGCGCGGAGATCAGGACGTACGGCGACCATCGCATCGTCATGTCCTTCGCGGTGACCGGACTGCGGGTGCCGGGGATCTCGTTCGACGACCCCGGGTGTGTACGCAAGACGTTCCCCGGTTTCCACGAGGCGTTCGCGACGACGGGGGCGGAACTGCCGCGCGGGTAA
- a CDS encoding GNAT family N-acetyltransferase, which produces MTFKLEGPVLEGALVRLEPLDPRHTEDLAAAAEEERDSYAFTWVPRADEVGQYIDAQLARAATGQLAPYAQVSVASGRAIGATSFWEPRSWRTDDQLDAIEVGFTWLASSAQGTGINAEAKLLLFRHAFEEWGVARVDLKTDARNARSRAAIAGVGARFEGVLRNWSRSWAPGEDGRLRDSAIYSITSDEWPERRKKLEERVARRVGARATPTVLS; this is translated from the coding sequence GTGACTTTCAAGCTGGAGGGACCCGTCCTGGAAGGCGCGCTCGTACGACTTGAGCCGCTGGACCCACGCCACACCGAAGACCTGGCCGCCGCGGCGGAGGAAGAGCGGGACTCGTACGCGTTCACCTGGGTGCCCCGGGCGGACGAGGTCGGGCAGTACATCGACGCACAGCTCGCCCGCGCCGCGACCGGCCAACTCGCACCGTACGCCCAGGTGTCCGTCGCCTCGGGCCGAGCGATCGGCGCCACGTCCTTCTGGGAGCCGCGCTCCTGGCGGACGGACGATCAACTCGACGCCATCGAGGTCGGCTTCACCTGGCTCGCGTCCTCCGCCCAGGGCACGGGCATCAACGCCGAGGCCAAACTCCTGCTCTTCCGCCACGCCTTCGAGGAGTGGGGTGTCGCCCGGGTGGACCTGAAGACCGACGCCCGCAACGCCCGTTCGCGTGCGGCGATCGCGGGTGTGGGTGCGCGTTTCGAGGGCGTCCTGCGCAACTGGTCCCGCTCCTGGGCACCGGGCGAGGACGGCCGCCTCCGTGACTCCGCGATCTATTCGATTACGTCGGATGAGTGGCCGGAACGGCGGAAGAAGCTGGAGGAGCGGGTGGCGAGGCGCGTGGGGGCGCGGGCGACCCCGACGGTTCTCAGCTGA
- a CDS encoding LysR family transcriptional regulator, with amino-acid sequence MEPISETFTVDLRRLTVLRELQRRGTLARTAEALHLTPSAVSQQIAALAREVGVPLTERDGRGVRLSGQARVLLAHADLIAAQLERARADLAAYGAGGRGSVTIGCFSSGILGLLPGAMRALSARLPHVRVDVVEAEPPDLFTALDAGQVDVAVAVDFAAAPPHTDLRYTRTDLFTDVLDLAVPAGHRLADRERVALRDLATDAWIVGDARSCCGAVARSVCAAAGFTPDIRHAVNDWGALAALVEAGQGVALIPRLVRPLYAHRRVTLLTTEGTPPSRNVFVAVRAGSEGDPVLTAVRDQLRFTAGDLIS; translated from the coding sequence GTGGAACCGATAAGCGAGACCTTCACTGTCGATCTGCGTCGCCTGACCGTCCTGCGCGAACTCCAGCGCCGGGGCACTCTGGCGAGGACGGCGGAGGCCCTGCACCTGACCCCGTCGGCGGTCTCCCAGCAGATCGCGGCGCTGGCCCGGGAGGTGGGCGTACCGCTGACGGAGCGGGACGGCAGGGGCGTACGGCTTTCCGGGCAGGCACGGGTTCTGCTGGCGCACGCCGATCTGATCGCGGCCCAACTGGAGCGGGCGCGCGCCGACTTGGCGGCGTACGGGGCGGGCGGGCGCGGTTCGGTCACCATCGGCTGCTTCTCCAGCGGGATCCTGGGGCTGCTCCCGGGCGCGATGCGCGCGCTGTCCGCCCGGCTCCCCCACGTGCGCGTGGACGTCGTCGAGGCCGAGCCGCCGGACCTGTTCACCGCGCTCGACGCGGGCCAGGTCGATGTCGCCGTGGCCGTCGACTTCGCCGCCGCGCCGCCGCACACCGACCTGCGCTACACCCGTACCGACCTGTTCACCGATGTCCTGGACCTCGCCGTCCCGGCCGGCCACCGCCTCGCGGACCGCGAACGGGTCGCCCTGCGGGACCTCGCCACCGACGCCTGGATCGTCGGCGACGCCCGCAGCTGCTGCGGTGCGGTCGCCCGTTCCGTCTGCGCGGCGGCCGGTTTCACACCGGACATCCGGCACGCCGTCAACGACTGGGGAGCACTGGCCGCGCTCGTCGAGGCGGGCCAGGGAGTGGCCCTGATCCCACGGCTGGTGCGGCCGTTGTACGCCCACCGCCGCGTGACCCTGCTGACCACGGAGGGGACGCCGCCGTCGCGAAACGTGTTCGTGGCCGTACGGGCGGGGTCGGAAGGGGATCCGGTACTGACCGCCGTGCGTGACCAACTGCGCTTCACGGCCGGCGACTTGATCAGCTGA
- a CDS encoding alpha/beta hydrolase, which yields MTTKTRSFLILHGWQNRRPDAHWQHWLADRLTELGHHVTYPQLPDPDDPDLEVWLTELVRYLDGLRGAGSERVVLAHSASAVLWLHAVARGVPGLDVDRVLLVAPPSASVLVGLPEIAAFAPPPLDFTLPGPTLLVAGDDDPYCPEGALAVYGDPLGVPTEIIPGAAHLDLDAGYGSWPAVLEWCLDGAAKLTARPAG from the coding sequence ATGACCACGAAGACCAGGAGCTTTCTGATCCTCCACGGCTGGCAGAACCGCCGCCCGGATGCCCACTGGCAGCACTGGCTCGCCGACCGGCTGACGGAGCTCGGCCATCACGTCACGTATCCGCAGCTGCCGGACCCGGACGACCCGGACCTGGAGGTGTGGCTGACGGAGCTGGTCCGGTACCTCGACGGGCTGCGGGGCGCCGGCTCGGAGCGCGTGGTGCTCGCCCACAGCGCGTCCGCCGTGCTCTGGCTGCACGCCGTCGCGCGGGGCGTGCCGGGCCTCGACGTCGACCGGGTGCTGCTCGTGGCGCCGCCGTCCGCCTCCGTACTCGTAGGACTCCCGGAGATCGCCGCGTTCGCCCCGCCCCCACTGGACTTCACGCTGCCCGGCCCCACCCTCCTGGTCGCGGGCGACGACGACCCGTACTGCCCTGAGGGTGCCCTCGCCGTCTACGGCGACCCCCTCGGCGTACCGACCGAGATCATCCCCGGGGCCGCTCACCTCGACCTGGACGCGGGGTACGGATCCTGGCCCGCCGTACTGGAGTGGTGCCTGGACGGGGCGGCGAAGCTCACGGCTCGGCCGGCGGGCTGA
- a CDS encoding MHYT domain-containing protein, translating into MQGTVDGFRYGAVTPVAAYLIACLGSALGLRCVVRSMRNELSWKPGWLALGAASIGCGIWTMHFIAMVGFRVEETRIRYDVGLTVLSLAVAIAVVGVGVFAVGYRGATGGTLLTAGMVTGLGVAAMHYMGMSALTLNGSIQYDPVTVALSVVIAVVAATAALWAAVSIRGFLPALGASLIMGVAVTGMHYTGMAAVDVHLHGSPDGSFTGDSPTSLLLPMLIGPFIFLVLAGVVVMFDPLLVLGDGDWSGRPTPRQRATADRGERPGPQPTAQWAAHSASLFGPSANRVRHPRDRREAEAHIEEW; encoded by the coding sequence ATGCAGGGCACAGTGGACGGATTCAGATACGGGGCCGTCACACCGGTGGCGGCCTACCTCATCGCCTGTCTGGGAAGCGCTCTGGGGCTGCGCTGCGTCGTCCGGTCCATGCGCAACGAGCTGTCATGGAAGCCTGGCTGGCTGGCGCTGGGGGCGGCGTCGATCGGATGCGGGATCTGGACGATGCACTTCATCGCCATGGTCGGTTTCCGTGTCGAGGAGACCCGTATCCGCTACGACGTCGGCCTGACGGTGCTGAGCCTCGCCGTCGCGATCGCCGTGGTCGGCGTCGGCGTCTTCGCCGTGGGATACCGGGGCGCCACCGGCGGCACACTGCTCACCGCGGGCATGGTCACCGGTCTCGGCGTCGCAGCCATGCACTACATGGGCATGTCGGCGCTCACACTGAACGGTTCCATCCAGTACGACCCGGTCACCGTCGCGCTCTCCGTGGTGATCGCGGTCGTCGCCGCGACCGCCGCACTGTGGGCGGCCGTCTCGATCCGGGGCTTCCTGCCGGCGCTGGGAGCCAGTCTGATCATGGGTGTCGCCGTGACCGGCATGCACTACACCGGCATGGCCGCCGTCGACGTGCACCTCCACGGCAGCCCCGACGGGTCGTTCACCGGCGACTCGCCCACCTCGCTGCTGCTCCCCATGCTCATCGGCCCGTTCATTTTCCTGGTCCTGGCCGGAGTGGTCGTGATGTTCGACCCCCTCCTGGTCCTGGGCGACGGGGACTGGAGCGGCCGGCCCACCCCGCGACAGCGCGCCACCGCCGACCGGGGGGAGCGCCCCGGACCGCAGCCCACCGCGCAGTGGGCGGCGCACTCCGCCTCGCTCTTCGGCCCGTCCGCCAACCGTGTCCGGCACCCCCGCGACCGGCGCGAGGCCGAGGCGCACATCGAGGAATGGTGA
- a CDS encoding sugar phosphate isomerase/epimerase family protein, translating into MKFAFSTLGVPGLPIPDVVRLAAAHGYHGVELRAHPEEPVHPGLGPAKRADVVAEFKAGGIEVLGLAGYARVAAPGDDTPVLDEIRELLGLARDLGAPFIRVFPGADPGQDPGEADATAARRLGTAAEYAADLGVRILLETHDSHRTGADAIRVLGAVGHRQVGSLWDVMHTWLGGEQPAETYAALSPFLGYVQVKDIASAEDTTPLALGAGVLPLAECVELLSRQGWDGWLCWEYEKRWYEAAAPLAGLLGPGREHLSRLLNDAA; encoded by the coding sequence ATGAAGTTCGCCTTCTCCACGCTCGGTGTACCCGGCCTCCCGATCCCCGACGTCGTACGCCTCGCCGCCGCACACGGCTACCACGGCGTCGAACTGCGCGCCCACCCCGAGGAACCCGTGCACCCGGGCCTCGGTCCGGCCAAACGGGCCGACGTGGTGGCGGAGTTCAAGGCGGGCGGCATCGAGGTCCTGGGACTGGCCGGGTACGCGCGCGTCGCGGCGCCGGGCGACGACACACCCGTACTGGACGAGATCCGCGAGCTCCTCGGCCTGGCCCGGGATCTGGGCGCCCCCTTCATCCGCGTCTTCCCTGGCGCCGACCCCGGCCAGGACCCCGGCGAGGCCGACGCGACGGCGGCCCGCCGTCTCGGCACGGCGGCGGAGTACGCCGCCGACCTGGGCGTACGGATCCTGCTGGAGACCCACGACTCGCACCGCACCGGCGCCGACGCGATCCGCGTCCTGGGCGCGGTCGGCCACCGCCAGGTGGGCTCGCTGTGGGACGTGATGCACACCTGGCTGGGCGGCGAGCAGCCGGCGGAGACGTATGCGGCGCTGTCCCCGTTCCTCGGATACGTCCAGGTCAAGGACATCGCCTCCGCCGAGGACACCACCCCGCTCGCCCTCGGCGCCGGGGTCCTCCCGCTCGCCGAGTGCGTCGAACTCCTCTCCCGTCAGGGCTGGGACGGCTGGCTGTGCTGGGAGTACGAGAAGCGGTGGTACGAGGCGGCGGCACCGCTGGCCGGGCTGCTGGGCCCGGGCCGCGAGCACCTCTCCCGCCTCCTGAACGACGCTGCCTGA
- a CDS encoding bifunctional helix-turn-helix transcriptional regulator/GNAT family N-acetyltransferase, with translation MTVQDIRSFNRFYTNVIGALDYGRHLYAPYTLTESRVLYELAHSPRTDAVDLRTELSLDSGYLSRILNKFEQDGLVERAPSEQDPRRRRITLTARGRDAADLLDERARETVGALLASVAPDDRQRLAEAMRTVRTILGDDRVPRREDVVLREPGPGDLGWIVQRNAARYAAEFGWNTDYEGLVARIVADFAEDHDPHLERVWIAELDGRPVGCVMCVRDDAPGTARLRLLLVEPDARGLRIGDRLVEAVIGFARSVGYRELVLWTNDVLAAARRIYQRHGFVLVSEKPHRSFGVDLLGQDWRLDLHGASD, from the coding sequence ATGACGGTTCAGGACATCCGCTCCTTCAACCGCTTCTACACGAACGTCATCGGCGCGCTCGACTACGGGCGCCACCTCTACGCGCCGTACACCCTCACCGAGTCACGCGTCCTGTACGAACTCGCCCACTCCCCGCGCACCGACGCGGTGGACCTGCGTACCGAACTCTCCCTGGACTCGGGGTACTTGAGCCGGATCCTCAACAAGTTCGAGCAGGACGGGCTGGTCGAACGGGCCCCGTCCGAGCAGGACCCGCGCCGCCGGCGGATCACGCTCACCGCGCGGGGCCGGGACGCCGCCGACCTGCTCGACGAGCGGGCCCGGGAAACCGTCGGGGCGCTGCTCGCCTCCGTGGCCCCGGACGACCGGCAGCGGCTCGCGGAGGCGATGCGTACGGTGCGGACGATCCTGGGCGACGACCGGGTCCCCCGCCGCGAGGACGTCGTGCTGCGCGAGCCGGGGCCCGGTGACCTCGGCTGGATCGTGCAGCGCAACGCCGCGCGGTACGCGGCCGAGTTCGGGTGGAACACCGACTACGAGGGCCTGGTGGCGAGGATCGTCGCCGACTTCGCCGAGGACCACGATCCGCACCTGGAGCGGGTGTGGATCGCCGAGCTCGACGGGCGGCCGGTGGGCTGCGTGATGTGCGTACGGGACGACGCGCCCGGAACCGCCCGGCTCCGGCTGCTCCTCGTCGAGCCGGACGCGCGCGGGCTGCGGATCGGGGACCGGCTCGTCGAGGCCGTCATCGGCTTCGCGCGCAGCGTCGGCTATCGCGAACTCGTCCTGTGGACCAACGACGTCCTCGCCGCCGCCCGCCGCATCTACCAGCGCCACGGCTTCGTCCTCGTCTCCGAGAAACCGCACCGCTCCTTCGGCGTGGACCTCCTCGGCCAGGACTGGCGGCTGGACCTGCACGGCGCTTCCGACTGA
- a CDS encoding LacI family DNA-binding transcriptional regulator translates to MTVTLADVAARAQVSPATVSRVLNGNYPVATSTRERVLRAVDELDYVLNGPASSLAAATSDLVGILVNDIADPFFGIMAAAIQSEIGGPGGRAGGERLGVVCNTGGSPERELTYLTLLQRQRAAAVVLTGGAVEDTAHASAVSAKLRKLAEAGTKVVLCGRPPAPEAAEAIALTFDNRGGGQQLTEHLIGLGHRRLGYIAGPQERTTTRHRLEGHRVALAAHGIEDDPRWTVYGRYDRRSGYEATLELLRRDPSLTAVVAANDTVALGACAALRDSGLRIPDDVSVAGFDDLPFSIDAVPALTTVRLPLSEAGARAGRIAMGREEPPPGGIATVRGELMVRGSSGGPRL, encoded by the coding sequence ATGACGGTGACCCTGGCGGACGTGGCGGCCCGCGCCCAGGTCTCCCCCGCGACGGTGTCGCGCGTGCTGAACGGGAACTATCCCGTGGCCACTTCCACCCGTGAGCGGGTCCTGCGCGCGGTGGACGAGCTGGACTACGTACTGAACGGACCGGCGAGTTCACTCGCCGCGGCCACCTCCGACCTCGTCGGAATCCTCGTCAACGACATCGCCGACCCCTTCTTCGGGATCATGGCGGCCGCGATCCAGTCGGAGATCGGCGGCCCCGGGGGGCGCGCGGGCGGCGAGCGGCTCGGGGTCGTGTGCAACACCGGCGGCTCCCCGGAGCGCGAACTCACCTACCTCACGCTCCTTCAGCGCCAACGCGCCGCCGCGGTCGTGCTCACCGGCGGCGCCGTCGAGGACACCGCGCACGCCAGCGCCGTCTCCGCGAAGCTGCGCAAGCTGGCCGAGGCCGGGACCAAGGTCGTCCTGTGCGGCCGGCCGCCCGCGCCCGAGGCCGCCGAGGCGATCGCGCTCACCTTCGACAACCGCGGGGGCGGCCAGCAGCTCACCGAGCATCTGATCGGGCTCGGACACCGGCGGCTCGGCTACATCGCGGGCCCGCAGGAGCGCACGACGACGCGGCACCGTCTCGAAGGCCACCGGGTCGCGTTGGCCGCGCACGGTATCGAGGACGATCCGCGATGGACGGTGTACGGCCGCTACGACCGCCGTTCCGGGTACGAGGCGACCCTCGAACTCCTGCGCCGTGACCCATCGTTGACGGCTGTCGTCGCCGCGAACGACACGGTGGCGCTCGGTGCGTGTGCCGCGCTGCGGGACTCCGGGCTGCGTATCCCGGACGACGTGTCCGTCGCGGGGTTCGACGATCTGCCGTTCAGCATCGATGCCGTGCCCGCGCTCACCACCGTGCGGCTTCCGCTCTCCGAGGCGGGGGCCCGGGCCGGGCGGATCGCCATGGGGCGGGAGGAGCCGCCGCCTGGGGGGATCGCTACGGTGCGGGGGGAGTTGATGGTGCGGGGGTCCTCCGGAGGGCCGCGGTTGTAA
- a CDS encoding Gfo/Idh/MocA family protein — protein sequence MTRKTVRIAMNGVTGRMGYRQHLVRSILALREQGGLDLGDGTVLWPEPVLVGRREHALKALAEQHGLEHWSTDVDEVLADPSVDIYFDAQVTSAREEALKKAIAAGKHIYTEKPTATGLDGALELARLAHAAGIKHGVVQDKLFLPGLLKLKRLIDGGFFGRILSIRGEFGYWVFEGDWQQAQRPSWNYRAEDGGGIVVDMFPHWEYVLHELFGRVTTVQALTATHIPQRWDEQDKPYDATADDAAYGIFELEGGAIAQINSSWAVRVNRDELVEFQVDGTEGSAVAGLRNCRVQHRSSTPKPVWNPDIPATYSFRDQWQEIPDNAEFDNGFKAQWELFLRHVYADAPYHWDLLAGARGVQLAELGLKSSAEGRRLDVPEISL from the coding sequence GTGACACGCAAGACGGTGCGTATCGCCATGAACGGCGTGACGGGGCGCATGGGCTACCGCCAGCACCTCGTCCGCTCGATCCTCGCCCTGCGTGAGCAGGGCGGCCTCGACCTGGGCGACGGCACCGTGCTGTGGCCCGAACCCGTGCTCGTCGGCCGCCGTGAGCACGCCTTGAAGGCGCTCGCCGAGCAGCACGGCTTGGAGCACTGGTCCACGGACGTGGACGAGGTCCTCGCCGACCCGAGCGTCGACATCTACTTCGACGCGCAGGTGACTTCCGCCCGCGAGGAGGCGCTCAAGAAGGCCATCGCCGCGGGCAAGCACATCTACACCGAGAAGCCGACCGCGACCGGCCTCGACGGCGCCCTGGAGCTGGCCCGCCTCGCGCACGCCGCCGGGATCAAGCACGGCGTCGTCCAGGACAAGCTGTTCCTGCCGGGGCTGCTGAAGCTCAAGCGGCTCATCGACGGCGGCTTCTTCGGGCGGATCCTCTCCATCCGCGGGGAGTTCGGCTACTGGGTCTTCGAGGGCGACTGGCAGCAGGCCCAGCGCCCCTCCTGGAACTACCGCGCCGAGGACGGCGGCGGCATCGTCGTCGACATGTTCCCGCACTGGGAGTACGTCCTGCACGAGCTGTTCGGCCGGGTCACCACCGTCCAGGCACTCACCGCCACCCACATCCCGCAGCGCTGGGACGAGCAGGACAAGCCCTACGACGCCACGGCCGACGACGCCGCGTACGGCATCTTCGAGCTGGAGGGCGGCGCCATCGCCCAGATCAACTCCTCCTGGGCGGTGCGCGTCAACCGCGACGAGCTGGTCGAGTTCCAGGTGGACGGCACGGAGGGCTCGGCGGTGGCCGGGCTGCGCAACTGCCGCGTCCAGCATCGCAGTTCGACCCCCAAGCCGGTCTGGAACCCCGACATCCCGGCCACCTACTCCTTCCGCGACCAGTGGCAGGAGATCCCCGACAACGCCGAGTTCGACAACGGCTTCAAGGCCCAGTGGGAGCTGTTCCTGCGGCACGTCTACGCCGACGCGCCCTACCACTGGGACCTCCTGGCCGGCGCCCGCGGCGTCCAGCTCGCCGAACTGGGCCTGAAGTCCTCGGCGGAGGGCCGCCGTCTCGACGTACCGGAGATCTCCCTGTGA
- a CDS encoding dihydrodipicolinate synthase family protein, with protein MTIQLPSGDGRSRAYEPRATPLALTTGAPFASRTVFSAAHVVADPYADVSPDSPAAVDWDATLAFRRHLWSHGLGVAEAMDTAQRGMGLDWAGAAELIRRSAAEARAVGGRIACGVGTDQLTGPASLAEVRAAYEEQLALVEESGAQAILMASRALTAAASGPEDYLDVYGHLLRQSSDPVILHWLGPMFDPALEGYWGSSDLDAATEVFLEVIAAHPDKVDGIKVSLLDAQREVDLRRRLPVGVRCYTGDDFNYPELIAGDEQGFSHALLGIFDPLGPLAAQAVRVLDTGDVKGFRELLDPTVELSRHLFQPPTRFYKTGVVFLAWLAGHQEHFTMVGGLQSARSLPHFARAYELADTLGLFPNPELAESRMKNLLSLYGVNQ; from the coding sequence GTGACCATCCAACTGCCGTCCGGCGATGGCCGGTCGAGGGCGTACGAGCCACGCGCCACCCCCCTCGCCCTCACCACCGGAGCCCCCTTCGCCTCCCGTACGGTCTTCTCGGCCGCGCACGTCGTCGCCGACCCGTACGCGGACGTCTCGCCGGACTCGCCCGCCGCCGTCGACTGGGACGCGACCCTCGCCTTCCGCCGCCACCTGTGGTCCCACGGCCTCGGCGTCGCCGAGGCGATGGACACCGCACAGCGCGGGATGGGCCTGGACTGGGCGGGCGCGGCGGAGCTGATCCGCCGCTCGGCCGCCGAGGCCAGGGCGGTCGGCGGCCGCATCGCGTGCGGCGTCGGCACGGACCAGCTCACCGGGCCGGCGTCCCTGGCCGAGGTCCGGGCCGCGTACGAGGAGCAGCTCGCCCTCGTCGAGGAGTCGGGCGCCCAGGCGATCCTGATGGCCTCGCGGGCGCTGACGGCGGCCGCCTCCGGCCCCGAGGACTACCTCGACGTCTACGGCCACCTCCTGCGCCAGTCGTCCGACCCCGTGATCCTGCACTGGCTGGGCCCGATGTTCGACCCGGCCCTTGAGGGCTACTGGGGCTCGTCCGACCTGGACGCGGCGACGGAGGTGTTCCTGGAGGTCATCGCCGCGCACCCCGACAAGGTCGACGGCATCAAGGTCTCGCTGCTGGACGCCCAGCGGGAGGTCGACCTCCGCCGCCGCCTCCCCGTCGGCGTCCGCTGCTACACGGGCGACGACTTCAACTACCCCGAGCTGATCGCGGGCGACGAACAGGGCTTCAGCCACGCGCTGCTCGGCATCTTCGACCCGCTGGGCCCGCTGGCGGCGCAGGCGGTACGCGTCCTGGACACCGGCGATGTGAAGGGCTTCCGCGAACTCCTCGACCCCACCGTCGAGTTGTCCCGCCACCTCTTCCAGCCGCCCACCCGCTTCTACAAGACGGGCGTGGTCTTCCTGGCCTGGCTGGCCGGCCACCAGGAGCACTTCACCATGGTCGGCGGCCTCCAGTCGGCGCGCTCGCTCCCGCACTTCGCGCGCGCCTACGAACTGGCCGACACCCTGGGCCTGTTCCCGAACCCGGAGCTCGCGGAGTCCCGTATGAAGAACCTGCTGTCGCTGTACGGAGTGAACCAGTGA